The proteins below are encoded in one region of Corynebacterium felinum:
- a CDS encoding single-stranded DNA-binding protein, translated as MHNSTTIVGNLTGLPMHYTFASGAQLAKFRLATSRYRKNERGGEESTSRQSSSASESAQDSAAPHNQAHTMTETTTDGAYAGNGYVSYNQLFIDVECWGNLANNVMQTLGKHGKGTQVVVVGDLIHKEWHKEDRLESRVVLRATNIGIDLRKYACSYRRHEVIVTRSQGADLDNLQDQPFHELASEPEANHTCAPAEDEHVIREIISLDDSNSQIIEELMPAVPEYGEELVEDGAPSY; from the coding sequence ATGCATAATTCCACCACGATCGTTGGCAATCTCACTGGGTTGCCAATGCACTACACGTTCGCTTCGGGGGCACAATTAGCCAAGTTTCGTCTGGCTACCTCCCGCTACCGCAAAAATGAGCGGGGTGGTGAAGAAAGTACCAGCCGCCAGAGCTCCAGCGCTTCGGAGAGTGCACAGGACTCGGCTGCGCCTCACAACCAAGCGCACACCATGACTGAAACCACTACGGATGGTGCTTATGCGGGCAACGGTTATGTCAGCTATAACCAGCTGTTTATTGATGTTGAATGTTGGGGCAATCTCGCCAACAATGTGATGCAAACACTGGGGAAGCATGGCAAAGGAACCCAAGTTGTAGTCGTTGGTGACTTGATTCACAAGGAATGGCATAAAGAGGACAGGCTGGAATCACGAGTCGTGCTTCGAGCCACGAATATCGGTATTGATCTGCGCAAATATGCGTGTAGCTACCGCAGGCATGAAGTGATTGTGACTCGGAGCCAAGGCGCGGACTTGGATAATCTGCAGGATCAGCCGTTCCACGAGTTGGCTTCCGAACCGGAGGCGAACCACACCTGTGCGCCTGCGGAAGACGAACATGTGATTCGTGAAATCATCAGCCTTGATGATTCGAATTCACAGATCATTGAAGAGCTCATGCCAGCAGTACCTGAATATGGTGAAGAGCTGGTTGAAGACGGAGCACCCAGCTACTAA
- the ettA gene encoding energy-dependent translational throttle protein EttA, with amino-acid sequence MGEFIYTMKNVRKAIGDKVILDNVTMAFYPGAKIGVVGPNGAGKSSILKIMAGLDQPSNGEAFLDPGATVGILLQEPPLNEEKTVRENVEEGLGDIFEKKKRFEEIAEEMATNYTDELMDEMGKLQEELDAADAWEVDSKIEQAMEALRCPPSDEPVTHLSGGERRRVALAKLLLSEPDLLLLDEPTNHLDAESVLWLEQHLAKYPGAVLAVTHDRYFLDHVAGWICEVDRGKLYPYEGNYSTYLEKKAERLEIAGQKDKKLQKRLKDELEWVRSGAKARQAKSKARLARYEEMVAEAEQFKKLDFEEIQIPTPPRLGAQVVEVSNLEKGFDGRVLIKDLSFTLPRNGIVGVIGPNGVGKSTLFKTIVGLEQPDAGEVKIGQTVQLSYVDQGRENIDPEKTVWEVVSDGLDYIIVGQNEMPSRAYLSAFGFKGADQQKPSKVLSGGERNRLNLALTLKQGGNLILLDEPTNDLDVETLSSLENALQKFPGCAVVISHDRWFLDRTCTHILAWEGNVAEGQWFWFEGNFEDYEKNKVERLGPDAARPSRVTHRKLTR; translated from the coding sequence GTGGGTGAATTCATCTACACGATGAAAAACGTGCGCAAAGCCATTGGCGATAAGGTTATCCTCGATAACGTCACCATGGCTTTCTACCCAGGCGCAAAGATTGGTGTCGTAGGCCCAAACGGTGCCGGTAAATCATCGATTCTCAAGATTATGGCAGGGCTGGATCAGCCTTCGAACGGCGAGGCTTTCCTGGACCCAGGCGCAACTGTTGGCATTTTGCTGCAGGAGCCTCCTTTGAACGAGGAGAAGACTGTTCGTGAGAACGTCGAAGAGGGCTTGGGCGATATCTTTGAAAAGAAGAAGCGCTTCGAGGAAATTGCCGAAGAAATGGCAACCAACTACACCGATGAGCTCATGGATGAAATGGGCAAGCTGCAAGAAGAGCTCGATGCAGCAGACGCGTGGGAAGTTGATTCCAAGATTGAGCAGGCAATGGAAGCGCTGCGCTGCCCACCATCCGACGAGCCTGTCACTCACCTGTCCGGTGGTGAACGACGTCGTGTGGCGTTGGCAAAGTTGCTTTTGTCTGAGCCAGATTTGCTGCTGCTCGACGAGCCTACCAACCACCTCGACGCGGAGTCTGTGTTGTGGTTGGAGCAGCATCTAGCGAAGTACCCTGGTGCAGTGTTGGCTGTGACCCACGACCGTTACTTCCTTGATCACGTCGCTGGCTGGATTTGTGAAGTTGACCGCGGCAAGCTGTACCCCTACGAGGGCAATTACTCCACTTACTTGGAGAAGAAGGCCGAGCGTTTGGAGATTGCGGGCCAGAAGGACAAGAAGCTGCAGAAGCGCTTGAAGGATGAACTTGAATGGGTTCGTTCCGGTGCGAAGGCACGTCAGGCTAAGAGCAAGGCTCGTTTGGCTCGCTACGAAGAGATGGTGGCTGAGGCTGAGCAGTTTAAGAAGCTTGATTTCGAAGAAATTCAAATCCCAACTCCTCCACGCCTGGGTGCCCAGGTTGTTGAGGTGTCGAACTTGGAAAAGGGCTTCGACGGACGCGTCCTGATCAAGGATCTATCCTTCACATTGCCACGTAACGGCATTGTGGGTGTGATTGGTCCTAACGGTGTGGGTAAGTCCACTTTGTTCAAGACCATTGTTGGTCTGGAGCAGCCTGATGCTGGTGAAGTAAAGATTGGCCAGACCGTTCAGCTGTCCTACGTTGACCAGGGTCGCGAAAACATCGATCCTGAGAAGACTGTGTGGGAAGTTGTTTCTGATGGCCTTGATTACATCATCGTTGGTCAGAATGAAATGCCGTCGCGTGCATACCTGTCGGCTTTCGGTTTCAAGGGTGCTGATCAGCAGAAGCCTTCGAAGGTGTTGTCTGGTGGTGAGCGTAACCGTTTGAACTTGGCGCTGACCTTGAAGCAGGGCGGCAACTTGATTTTGCTTGACGAGCCAACCAACGACCTTGACGTTGAAACCCTGTCGTCGCTGGAAAATGCTCTGCAGAAGTTCCCTGGTTGTGCAGTGGTTATTTCTCACGACCGTTGGTTCTTGGATCGTACCTGTACCCACATTTTGGCGTGGGAAGGCAATGTTGCCGAAGGTCAGTGGTTCTGGTTCGAAGGTAACTTCGAGGATTACGAAAAGAACAAGGTTGAGCGCCTTGGTCCAGATGCTGCACGTCCTTCGCGTGTCACGCACCGTAAGCTGACTCGATAG
- a CDS encoding helix-turn-helix domain-containing protein: MNSPNRNLAIITYVLKQGNTVAAAARHFKVSRQWVYTLIHRYETSGGAGLQPRTKAPHTPTPMKNRAPEKTKSTKQEESHDATQASSTT; encoded by the coding sequence ATGAATAGTCCGAATCGAAACCTCGCGATCATCACCTACGTCCTTAAACAAGGCAACACAGTTGCAGCCGCAGCGCGCCATTTCAAAGTCTCACGCCAATGGGTATACACCCTCATCCACCGATACGAAACCAGCGGCGGAGCCGGTCTCCAACCCCGCACCAAAGCACCGCACACACCCACACCAATGAAGAATCGCGCACCAGAAAAGACAAAGTCGACAAAGCAGGAAGAGTCACACGACGCTACGCAGGCAAGCTCTACCACCTAG
- a CDS encoding DUF2200 domain-containing protein, producing the protein MEHKIFTMPVSAVYPHYKTKVERKGVDPAVVDACICWLTGYSPDQLHELLDADTNFTEFFSAAPHINPARDLIGGSICGVKIPEIDDPLMKLIRQLDKLIDDAAKGKYEKMQTKLGLNPL; encoded by the coding sequence ATGGAACATAAAATCTTCACAATGCCAGTCTCAGCGGTCTACCCGCACTACAAAACCAAAGTGGAGCGCAAAGGCGTAGACCCCGCCGTGGTTGACGCCTGCATCTGCTGGCTGACTGGATACAGCCCCGATCAACTCCACGAGCTTCTCGACGCCGACACAAACTTCACAGAATTCTTCAGCGCCGCCCCGCACATCAACCCCGCACGCGACCTCATCGGGGGAAGTATCTGCGGAGTGAAAATTCCAGAAATCGACGACCCTTTGATGAAACTCATCCGGCAACTCGATAAACTCATCGACGATGCCGCCAAAGGCAAATACGAAAAAATGCAAACAAAACTCGGGCTCAACCCCCTCTAG
- a CDS encoding cytochrome c oxidase assembly protein: protein MAETPTQHTVRPTWPLYLLFFLVAGTTGAIISYGFLSESLAALGIPDPGPLTTAGLPFLRATAWMLAALATGSFMFAAFFTSPRDNDLSTAHLSVDGMVATRTGAVAAASFTVIGLAMVPLVLSDVSGQPLSEAIKPLNWSLALAQVADAQAWLGAAALALIVAIAGMFAKNWRSQPLLMVGAIIIIAPLGLSGHSAAGGDHDYGTNSLLWHLLFMMLWVGGLMGLVAHGRRLGPDMGLAVRRYSHVALWSVLAISASGLINAAIRVRMEDLLTSGYGRVIVAKLVLTVILALFGLLHRTLTMPRLNAGDQRAFARVAIGEIIIMAATVGVAISLGRTPPPPPRVFDLSPMALEMGYDLTIKPTITSVWTVWRFDIMFTTFAIVLTGLYLWGLIKLKKQGKAWPWHRTFWWMLGTITLGVCMSSGVGLYMPATFAMHMVAHMVLSMVIPVFLVLGAPLQLLLDAATPHPNSHPGVREWVQALLNSKLLRFLMHPAFNTIQFVTIFYLLYITPWYDYMVSEHAGHLIMNWVFLTSGYLYYWDMIGSDPKPRDNTVIRRLAWLVFSMPFHLYFGVYLMQLSTILAEDFYRELALPWGVDLMHDQNVGGGIAWASGSFPLVVVFGTLFLQWLKEDRTEQRRVDARVDDGEDDLEAYNQMLAAMRRGDADHVSAYHEQEFDKN, encoded by the coding sequence ATGGCTGAAACACCCACGCAGCACACAGTGCGCCCCACATGGCCACTCTATCTGCTGTTTTTCCTCGTTGCAGGCACAACAGGCGCAATCATCTCTTATGGATTCCTCTCAGAATCCCTCGCCGCGCTTGGCATCCCCGATCCCGGCCCGCTCACCACAGCTGGGCTGCCTTTCCTCCGTGCGACCGCATGGATGCTCGCAGCATTAGCCACCGGATCGTTCATGTTTGCCGCCTTCTTCACCAGCCCACGCGACAACGATCTCAGCACCGCGCACCTGAGCGTCGACGGTATGGTCGCGACCCGCACGGGGGCTGTTGCCGCAGCAAGCTTCACAGTCATCGGCCTTGCCATGGTGCCGCTTGTGCTCTCAGATGTGTCAGGTCAGCCGCTTAGCGAAGCGATCAAACCACTCAACTGGTCACTCGCACTTGCCCAAGTTGCAGACGCCCAAGCATGGCTCGGTGCTGCCGCGCTTGCCCTCATTGTTGCCATTGCGGGCATGTTTGCAAAAAACTGGCGCTCACAACCCCTCCTCATGGTCGGTGCAATCATTATCATCGCGCCACTCGGGCTTTCTGGGCACTCCGCAGCCGGCGGTGACCACGACTACGGCACAAACTCCCTTCTGTGGCACCTGCTGTTCATGATGTTGTGGGTTGGCGGACTTATGGGTTTGGTTGCGCACGGGCGACGCCTCGGACCGGACATGGGACTTGCTGTTCGCCGCTACTCGCATGTAGCGCTGTGGTCCGTGCTTGCAATCAGCGCATCTGGGCTGATCAATGCCGCTATTCGCGTGCGCATGGAAGACTTGCTCACCTCCGGTTACGGTCGCGTCATTGTGGCGAAACTTGTGCTCACCGTGATCCTCGCACTGTTCGGCTTATTGCACCGCACCCTTACCATGCCACGCCTTAATGCTGGGGATCAACGCGCCTTCGCCCGTGTCGCAATCGGCGAAATTATCATCATGGCAGCGACAGTAGGTGTTGCAATCTCACTCGGGCGCACCCCGCCGCCCCCGCCACGTGTCTTTGATCTTTCCCCCATGGCGTTGGAGATGGGTTACGACCTGACCATTAAACCCACCATCACCAGCGTGTGGACAGTGTGGCGCTTCGACATCATGTTCACCACATTCGCCATCGTGCTCACGGGACTGTACCTGTGGGGTCTTATTAAGCTGAAGAAGCAAGGAAAAGCCTGGCCGTGGCACCGCACTTTCTGGTGGATGCTTGGCACCATCACCCTCGGCGTATGCATGTCCAGTGGCGTGGGTTTGTACATGCCTGCAACCTTCGCCATGCACATGGTTGCGCACATGGTGCTGTCGATGGTGATTCCTGTCTTCCTTGTTCTCGGGGCGCCGTTGCAGTTGCTTCTCGACGCCGCCACACCACACCCCAACTCTCACCCAGGTGTGCGCGAATGGGTGCAGGCACTACTGAACTCCAAGCTGCTGCGCTTCCTCATGCATCCAGCGTTTAACACCATCCAGTTTGTCACCATCTTCTACCTTCTCTACATCACTCCCTGGTACGACTACATGGTGTCCGAACATGCAGGTCATTTGATCATGAACTGGGTATTTCTCACCTCCGGGTACCTTTATTACTGGGATATGATTGGCTCCGACCCGAAGCCGCGTGATAATACCGTTATCCGGCGACTTGCTTGGTTGGTGTTTTCCATGCCCTTCCACCTGTACTTCGGCGTGTATCTCATGCAGCTGTCGACCATCTTGGCAGAAGATTTCTACCGCGAGCTCGCACTTCCGTGGGGCGTTGATTTGATGCATGACCAAAACGTTGGTGGCGGTATTGCGTGGGCCTCTGGCTCCTTCCCGCTCGTGGTTGTTTTCGGTACTTTGTTCTTGCAATGGCTGAAAGAAGACCGTACTGAGCAGCGTCGTGTCGATGCTCGTGTCGACGATGGCGAAGACGATCTTGAAGCGTACAACCAGATGCTTGCGGCGATGCGTCGAGGCGATGCCGACCACGTGTCTGCTTACCATGAGCAGGAATTCGACAAAAACTAA
- a CDS encoding exo-alpha-sialidase, which translates to MSGTIKRRALTATVSALALATGLVAATSTAAAQTPNTPFAGIPGHAANGTNGFDANPDMNAPGFLVEHKIETGGTNNFNCYRIPALITAKDGTLLASYDGRPDNCADAPQANSIVQRISRDNGATWEELKDVAPGKPTPVAEKIGYSDPSYITDRETGEIFNFHVKSFDTAIVGGNPSQVGNDPNNRKVIQAAYAKSSDNGATWSYDHVITREITPDLSWKARFATSGNGIQLTYGKYKGRLIQPAMLITTSNQWKAVAWISDDHGKTWFPSNPWGQSMDENKIVELSDGTLMNNSRSSNRGETFRKISYSYDGGMNWTEPVLDYRLPDPRNNASIIRAFPNAPEGSALAKVLLFSNTASTSGRTNGTIRMSCDDGKTWPVEKLFKQSDLQYTHMTTLANGDIGLLTEGHNRGNMNDIYFVRFNLAWLGESCLGTAAAPALVAAGESVEVPVTITNTTGAAIVDQPLEVSGPEGWVVGPTPRLTLAAGESKTVAVNFTAPATAVNGPNDFRLGVAHGAVDAVGRVTITVHGGVDHGGAPEVTEPTVFVTVANPKPTYQVGERIYYRFTVVNPLNNSISVIPSGGSGLESFDPAKGSPNCRWNSFNARHTAACTSAFHTVTEEDIARGEFVTETSWALTIARGQTRNQTLSTPVVRFGEVPAPAAPARVSASIDAIGTVASTGEALNVPVKVRVQSTTESVPADTKVDLYLDGLKVASALTPVEGVVDATVEVDSVAIGAQPVSHSLVARPVTAAENTRRIDGTATFVVSPQDRLRGTSTLTLAELADAVVEPGKNVQVLVSAKLQREGKPVAGERITFTSGDARSDAVTNSEGVALAYLKIAQLGEDLTEATTVTVTANAPEAATATTDFDASEATQTFKALPQPKQEEPEQQPKEEQPKEEKPTEEQPTEQPQPPATSTPQDPEDTPDPSVPSFAQAFKDLWKALVKFLNSIGAAFAQAMQGLFTPKA; encoded by the coding sequence ATGAGTGGAACAATCAAAAGGCGCGCGCTGACCGCAACTGTGTCTGCTCTCGCGCTGGCAACCGGACTCGTCGCCGCCACATCCACCGCGGCTGCGCAAACACCCAACACTCCTTTTGCTGGAATTCCAGGGCACGCCGCTAACGGCACCAACGGTTTTGATGCCAACCCCGATATGAATGCCCCTGGCTTTTTGGTTGAGCACAAGATCGAAACTGGTGGCACCAATAACTTCAACTGCTACCGCATCCCAGCCTTGATCACCGCCAAAGATGGCACCCTTCTCGCCTCCTATGACGGCCGTCCCGATAACTGCGCTGACGCCCCTCAGGCCAATTCGATCGTGCAGCGCATTTCCCGCGATAACGGTGCTACATGGGAGGAGTTAAAAGACGTTGCTCCAGGTAAGCCCACCCCCGTGGCAGAAAAGATCGGTTATTCCGATCCTTCCTACATCACCGACCGTGAAACTGGCGAGATTTTCAACTTCCATGTCAAATCTTTCGATACCGCGATCGTTGGTGGCAACCCCTCCCAGGTAGGCAATGATCCGAATAACCGCAAGGTGATTCAGGCTGCTTACGCGAAGTCTTCTGATAATGGCGCTACCTGGTCTTATGATCATGTGATTACGCGTGAAATTACTCCTGATTTGTCGTGGAAGGCACGCTTTGCCACCTCCGGCAACGGCATTCAGCTCACCTATGGCAAGTACAAGGGTCGTTTGATTCAGCCCGCGATGCTGATTACCACCAGCAATCAGTGGAAGGCTGTGGCGTGGATTTCTGACGATCACGGCAAGACGTGGTTCCCTTCTAACCCGTGGGGTCAAAGCATGGACGAGAATAAGATCGTTGAGCTTTCCGACGGCACATTGATGAACAACTCCCGTTCCTCGAACCGGGGCGAGACGTTCCGCAAGATTTCCTATTCCTATGATGGTGGCATGAATTGGACTGAGCCGGTTTTGGATTACCGTTTGCCAGATCCACGCAACAACGCTTCGATCATTCGTGCGTTCCCGAACGCCCCTGAGGGCTCGGCTTTGGCTAAGGTGTTGTTGTTCTCCAATACTGCGTCGACATCCGGTCGTACGAACGGCACTATCCGCATGTCTTGTGATGATGGCAAGACGTGGCCGGTAGAGAAACTGTTTAAACAGTCTGATCTGCAGTACACGCACATGACTACCTTGGCCAATGGTGACATTGGTCTGCTGACTGAGGGTCATAATCGTGGCAATATGAACGATATTTATTTCGTTCGTTTCAACCTGGCATGGCTTGGCGAGTCCTGCCTTGGCACTGCGGCTGCTCCTGCTTTGGTAGCGGCAGGTGAAAGTGTTGAGGTTCCGGTAACCATCACCAATACCACTGGCGCGGCTATTGTGGATCAGCCGTTGGAGGTATCGGGCCCAGAGGGGTGGGTTGTTGGTCCGACTCCGCGCTTGACGCTTGCAGCTGGTGAGTCGAAGACTGTTGCTGTGAATTTCACCGCCCCAGCAACTGCGGTGAATGGGCCAAATGATTTCCGCCTGGGGGTTGCTCATGGCGCTGTTGATGCTGTGGGCCGGGTGACGATTACTGTTCATGGCGGCGTTGATCACGGTGGTGCCCCTGAGGTCACTGAGCCAACTGTGTTTGTCACTGTTGCGAATCCAAAGCCGACCTATCAGGTGGGTGAGCGTATTTATTACCGCTTTACGGTTGTGAATCCACTGAACAATTCAATTTCTGTGATCCCTTCAGGTGGCTCAGGCTTGGAGAGTTTCGACCCTGCTAAGGGGAGCCCGAACTGCCGTTGGAATTCTTTTAATGCTCGTCATACCGCTGCGTGCACTTCAGCGTTCCACACCGTGACTGAGGAGGATATCGCACGCGGTGAATTTGTTACTGAAACATCGTGGGCATTAACTATTGCGCGTGGGCAAACCCGCAACCAGACGCTGAGCACTCCAGTTGTGCGGTTTGGTGAGGTCCCTGCCCCAGCTGCACCAGCGCGTGTGTCTGCATCTATTGATGCGATCGGCACTGTTGCTTCGACCGGTGAGGCTTTGAATGTACCTGTGAAGGTGCGTGTGCAGTCGACTACTGAGTCTGTTCCTGCTGATACGAAGGTGGATCTGTATCTTGATGGCCTCAAGGTTGCTTCCGCACTGACTCCTGTTGAGGGGGTTGTGGATGCCACGGTTGAGGTCGATTCTGTTGCTATTGGCGCACAGCCGGTGTCGCATTCGTTGGTGGCACGCCCTGTGACTGCGGCGGAGAATACGCGCCGGATTGATGGTACTGCAACGTTTGTGGTCTCGCCACAGGATCGTTTGCGTGGAACGAGCACCTTGACTCTTGCTGAGCTTGCCGACGCCGTGGTTGAGCCAGGCAAGAATGTGCAGGTGTTGGTTTCGGCGAAGCTGCAGCGTGAGGGCAAACCTGTTGCTGGTGAAAGGATCACTTTTACTTCCGGTGATGCGCGCAGCGATGCGGTGACGAATTCCGAAGGTGTTGCTTTGGCGTATCTCAAGATTGCGCAGTTGGGTGAGGATCTTACTGAGGCTACGACTGTAACCGTGACAGCCAATGCGCCTGAGGCGGCTACAGCTACTACTGATTTCGATGCTTCGGAGGCCACCCAAACCTTTAAGGCTTTGCCTCAGCCGAAGCAGGAGGAACCTGAGCAGCAGCCAAAGGAAGAGCAACCAAAGGAAGAAAAACCAACGGAAGAGCAGCCTACGGAGCAGCCGCAGCCTCCAGCTACCTCGACTCCACAAGATCCAGAAGATACCCCTGATCCGTCTGTTCCTAGCTTCGCACAAGCGTTTAAGGATCTGTGGAAGGCGCTTGTGAAGTTCCTCAATAGCATCGGTGCAGCTTTCGCCCAAGCTATGCAGGGCTTGTTCACGCCGAAGGCTTAG
- the orn gene encoding oligoribonuclease — MTEPKVEYNNRLVWIDLEMTGLDIHKHTIVEIAALVTDAQLNILGEGVDLVVHATDEELAQMDDFVQNMHDSSGLTQEIKESTVSLTQAEDAVLELIAKHCSPEHPAPLAGNSIATDRSFIREKMPRLDQALHYRMIDVSSLKELARRWAPEVYAHQPDKGLAHRALADIVESIRELDYYRRSMITPDPSGDECATAKAEATQRYLRFL, encoded by the coding sequence ATGACTGAACCGAAAGTGGAGTACAACAATCGTCTTGTGTGGATTGATCTGGAGATGACTGGCCTAGATATTCACAAGCACACCATCGTTGAGATTGCTGCGCTTGTCACCGATGCTCAGCTGAATATTCTTGGTGAGGGGGTTGATCTTGTCGTCCACGCCACTGATGAAGAGCTTGCGCAGATGGATGATTTTGTTCAAAACATGCACGATTCTTCAGGTCTTACTCAAGAGATTAAAGAATCCACTGTGTCGCTCACCCAGGCTGAAGATGCTGTGTTGGAGCTGATTGCGAAGCACTGCTCCCCTGAACACCCTGCCCCTTTGGCAGGTAATTCTATTGCCACCGACCGCAGTTTCATTCGGGAGAAGATGCCCCGCCTGGATCAGGCCTTGCACTATCGGATGATCGATGTGTCCTCGCTGAAGGAGCTGGCACGCCGGTGGGCTCCTGAAGTCTATGCGCATCAGCCGGATAAGGGGCTGGCGCACCGTGCGCTGGCGGATATTGTGGAGTCGATTCGGGAGTTGGATTACTACCGCCGTTCGATGATCACCCCTGATCCTTCTGGTGACGAGTGCGCCACTGCTAAGGCGGAGGCTACCCAGCGTTACCTGCGGTTTTTGTAA
- a CDS encoding DUF3558 family protein, translated as MNLRTAFIPVLVAACVFASGCADKTVSTDAGAASTVAPETQQPALPSETPQPASVSSMIPLPPDREYVEAFDPTDRTQKLYNPCDEFTAEDLTEMGLKKIVDTVYNGTSLIDCGMQVPHQFGVYNIDTHFATFEGIKSRGLMIDATFPDADDRVYFNEIGNEDKHCNAAVSTTHGRLSVVYTNAWEESLGRDELCRRAFEVLQKIRVKGGYK; from the coding sequence GTGAATCTACGTACAGCTTTTATCCCAGTGCTTGTTGCTGCGTGCGTGTTCGCATCTGGTTGCGCGGATAAGACTGTCAGTACTGATGCTGGCGCAGCATCGACTGTTGCGCCTGAAACACAGCAGCCAGCGTTGCCATCTGAAACACCGCAGCCTGCGTCAGTGTCGTCCATGATCCCGCTTCCACCGGATCGTGAATACGTCGAAGCTTTCGATCCGACGGATCGAACACAAAAACTCTATAACCCCTGCGATGAATTCACAGCTGAAGATCTCACAGAAATGGGACTAAAAAAGATAGTGGATACCGTTTACAACGGGACGTCGTTGATCGATTGTGGCATGCAAGTCCCTCATCAATTCGGTGTGTATAACATCGACACACATTTTGCGACTTTTGAAGGGATTAAGTCGCGTGGCTTGATGATTGATGCGACATTCCCGGACGCGGACGATCGGGTCTACTTCAATGAGATTGGCAATGAAGATAAGCACTGCAATGCTGCGGTTAGTACCACCCATGGCCGTTTGAGCGTGGTTTATACCAATGCTTGGGAAGAGTCACTTGGGCGGGATGAGCTTTGCCGCAGGGCTTTTGAAGTCCTACAAAAAATTCGAGTTAAAGGAGGATACAAATGA
- the cmrA gene encoding mycolate reductase (Catalyzes the final step in mycolic acid biosynthesis.) translates to MALPLPSMNSRALVTGASQGIGRAMARDLAALGHNLILVARREDVLRELAEELQTTHSIIAEVYPCDLADPNQRAELIADITNRDISIIINSAGIASFGPFLKQDWNYETQQFQLNAQAVFELTHAVLPGMVARGEGAICNVGSAAGNVPIPNNATYVFTKAGVNAFTEALHYELKKTGVSCTLLAPGPVREAVIDESEKSIVDKVVPDFLWTTYESCSAETLNAMSKNARRVVPGPLSKAMNVISKVVPTGIICPLMGWFYAKMG, encoded by the coding sequence ATGGCACTACCACTTCCCAGCATGAACAGCCGCGCACTGGTCACCGGCGCCAGCCAAGGCATCGGCCGCGCCATGGCACGCGACCTGGCCGCCCTCGGCCACAACCTCATTCTTGTTGCCCGCCGCGAAGACGTCCTACGCGAACTCGCCGAAGAACTACAAACCACACACTCCATCATCGCCGAGGTCTACCCCTGCGATTTGGCCGACCCCAACCAACGCGCCGAACTGATCGCCGACATCACCAACCGCGACATTTCTATCATCATCAACTCAGCAGGTATCGCCAGCTTCGGCCCCTTCCTCAAACAAGACTGGAACTACGAAACCCAACAATTCCAGCTCAACGCGCAAGCAGTCTTCGAACTCACCCACGCAGTCCTGCCTGGCATGGTCGCCCGCGGCGAAGGCGCAATCTGCAACGTCGGATCTGCGGCGGGCAACGTACCCATCCCCAACAACGCCACCTACGTATTCACCAAAGCCGGCGTCAACGCCTTTACCGAAGCACTCCACTACGAACTCAAAAAAACTGGCGTCAGCTGCACCCTCCTCGCGCCGGGCCCAGTGCGTGAAGCAGTGATCGACGAATCGGAAAAATCCATAGTGGATAAAGTTGTGCCCGATTTCTTGTGGACGACATACGAATCGTGCTCCGCTGAAACACTGAATGCAATGAGCAAAAATGCACGCCGCGTCGTACCAGGCCCATTGTCCAAAGCAATGAATGTTATTTCCAAGGTGGTTCCTACCGGAATTATTTGCCCACTCATGGGCTGGTTCTACGCCAAAATGGGCTAA